The stretch of DNA GATTTCGCGGCGTTCATTGTTGTGGGGGGGGCAAGTCGAAGCCGATGAAGTGATCATCACGCAAGGCGGCATTGAAGCGCTCAATTTGTGTCTGCGTGCGGTTACTAAGCCCGGTGATGTCGTGGCTATTGAATCACCAGCATACTTTGGCTTATTGCAGATTTTGGAAAGTTTTGAGCTTAAAGCGCTTGAGATTCCCACCCATGCCAAAACGGGTATTTCTATTGAAGCCCTTGAGCTGGCAACGCGTAATGGTGAAGTCAAGGCGTGTGTTGTGCTACCCAATTTTGCCAATCCATTGGGTAGCTTAATGCCTGATGAGAACAAGCAACGCATGGTGCAACTGCTCGAAGAGCGCAATATCCCGCTGATCGAAGACGATATTTATGGCGAATTTTGCTATAGCGGCGATCGGCCAACGCCTGCGAAAGCATTTGATAAGACTGGCAATGTAATGCTGATTTCATCATTTACCAAGATTGTGGCGCCCGGCTTTCGTATAGGATGGGTAGTTGCCGGCAAATGGCAAAAAAAGATTGAGCAACTCAAATTTATTAATACGTATTCAACACCGGTATTGCTGCAAAGGACAATCGCAAAATTTTTGGAAACTGGTGGATATGATCACCATTTGCGCCGCCTGCGGAAGAGCTGTGCCGAACAAGTGCAAAATGCCGTCGATGCCATTCAACGCCACTTTCCCGCAGATACCCGGTTAAATATGCCGCAAGGTGGTTATGTGCTCTGGGTGGAACTCAATCGCAATATTGATACGATTTTGTTGCTACAAGAAGCATTAATCGAAGGGATAAGCTTTACCCCTGGCGCGCTATTTTCACCAAGCCAAAGTTACCGTAACTGTTTGCGTATTTGCTGTGTCGAGACTTGGACCACAAAACATGAAAAAGCGATTGCTCGCTTGGGAGAGCTGGCTAGAGCCCAATTACAGCAGGGTGTTAATGTTACAGCCTAGGCTGGAGCATTCAACCGTGTTCGTATTCATATACAAAAGCCGATCAACATTTTGATCGGCTTTTGTATTGTAATCAGCAACTCAATACAACTCTGCAAAACTGCGGCAGGGTTGTGAGCAGGCTACTGCGTAGAACTAGACTGTTTTGATTTCTGGCTTGCGTACCAATTGATGGATTAACTCATGCACCTGCTGTTGCACTGCACTAAACAAGCTAGTTGCGCGGTATTGCTCATCTTTAATTGCCAACCGGCTTTGCGTTAGGGCCTCGATGACAACAGTATGATCGCTAAGTACTTGCCAGCTTTGGCCACGCTCAAGCACCACATCATGGCCATCATCACTCAACCAAATCATGCCGTGCTCACATTCGATCCATTGCGCTTGATGTCCAACTAACGTGGATAAGCTGGCTTTCGGTAATTGAATGGTTTGCATGATATTCTCCTCGGTCATCTTGAATGATACTGCGATGAAAGAAGAATACGCCTAACAAATCTAGCTTGTTAGGCGCAAAACTGTATTGGCTTTTGGAGTACAGCCTTGGCAAAAAACGCAACTGTAATGCTGTTTTTTATACGATTCTGTTTTACAAACAATGACAGCTAGTGCAGCTTTATTGTTTGCTAGTTCAATCCCTTGCGCAGCTGGCGCAATTCAAAGCGGGCTGGGTCCAGTGCATTAAGCAGTGTGCGCTCGATCGGCAATGGCTCATTATTGATTGAGCAAGCGATAATTTCAGCGGCCAAGGCATGCCAAGTCATGCCACGTGACCCTAAGCCAAGTATTGCATACAGCCCCGCTTGTCGTGGCATTTGATACAGTTGATGTATGGCTCCGCGCTCTGCAGGATCGGTTAGGGGCTCATGCACAGCTCCGATCAGGGGTAGGCGATCAAGCGAATTTGGCCGAGCACAAATTCGGGTGTTAGTCCCTTTGGCACTCACCACAGGCAAATCAGGCAAGATGCTTGTGAGCGCGTTTAAATTGGCCTTACATGCTTGCTCAGTCATATTTGCGTCGTAGGGAGCTGCGCCAACGCTGCGCCAGCCGTTCCATTCTGCCGTCAGATAACTACCACCAGAGCAACTACCCACGTTGGCTGGAATAGTAGAGGATGGAATCTGAGTGACTGCTCGCCAACTCTGGCTTAGTGGTAAATCAAGCGCTGGCAACAAATCTACAGCTGCAGTTGCATTGGCAACAATCAATACTGGAGCCTGCGCAATTAGGTAGCCCTCATCAGACAAAGCATGCCAATATCCGTCCGAAAAACTGAGCTTGTCTACCCGGGTATTTAGCTTAAGATCAATATTTGATTGCCTTTGGGCTATATACGCCTTGCAAAGGCTTGGTGGATTAAGCCATGTCGCCTCTGGAAACCACCAGCCACCACGACTAGGCCTGCTGCCAATTTTGATGCTGGCCTGCTCTGGGCTGAGAAACTCAACTAGATCCGGTGGAAAACCTAGGCTAGATATAGTTTCGCGCATCAAAGCTTCATGCTCGGCATCTTTTGCGAGCTGAAATTGCCCATCAAAACCAAAGTGGACATCACACCCTGTTGCACAAAGTGCCAATAACTTTTGGCGTGTCATAGCAAAGCCCGCCCGCGAAAGCCGTGCCAAAGCGTTATCGTCCTTACTTAAGGCTGGATGGCATAAGCCAACATGATTTCCTGATGCCAGTTGCGCCACATCAGGCTCAGCTTCGCAAAGCGTCACTTGCCAGCCGCGCGAGGCCAAGCTGGCCGCTGTAGAGCAACCTGCAACTCCTGCGCCAACCACAATTGCATGCCGAACTGCGGCCAGCTGCACAGGCTCTGGTCGAATCAGCCGGGGTGGCTTGGGTAGCCTCGCGCATTGTCCGATCAACATTTGCCGTTTACTGGCAAAACCTTCCACTTTCTGCACCGTAAACCCAGCTTCAATCAAGCCACGGCGAACTGAGCCTGCAACTGTGTACGTCGCTAGCGTGGTGTCTATTTGACATAGGCGCCACAATGCTTTGAAAACAGGTGCTCGCCACATGTCCGGATTTTTGCTAGGCGCAAAACCATCCAAAAAAATGGCATCCACTTTGGCAACCACTTCGTGAAGCATTGCTAGCGCATCACCAAAGAGCAGCGTTAGACTCACGCGCCCTTGATCAAGCCAAATTCGGTGAAACCCCAGTGTGAGATGCGGCCAATGCTGCAGCAATTGTTCTGATAACTCGGCAAA from Chitinibacter fontanus encodes:
- the mnmC gene encoding bifunctional tRNA (5-methylaminomethyl-2-thiouridine)(34)-methyltransferase MnmD/FAD-dependent 5-carboxymethylaminomethyl-2-thiouridine(34) oxidoreductase MnmC is translated as MAITPAVLEFASDGLTPFSSQYNDIYHSAHGAKAQVEAVFLAGNQLPARWQNKSCFSILETGFGQGLSFLTTWQAWRDDPLRSERLHFLSVEQHPFSRADMQQLHQQYPEFAELSEQLLQHWPHLTLGFHRIWLDQGRVSLTLLFGDALAMLHEVVAKVDAIFLDGFAPSKNPDMWRAPVFKALWRLCQIDTTLATYTVAGSVRRGLIEAGFTVQKVEGFASKRQMLIGQCARLPKPPRLIRPEPVQLAAVRHAIVVGAGVAGCSTAASLASRGWQVTLCEAEPDVAQLASGNHVGLCHPALSKDDNALARLSRAGFAMTRQKLLALCATGCDVHFGFDGQFQLAKDAEHEALMRETISSLGFPPDLVEFLSPEQASIKIGSRPSRGGWWFPEATWLNPPSLCKAYIAQRQSNIDLKLNTRVDKLSFSDGYWHALSDEGYLIAQAPVLIVANATAAVDLLPALDLPLSQSWRAVTQIPSSTIPANVGSCSGGSYLTAEWNGWRSVGAAPYDANMTEQACKANLNALTSILPDLPVVSAKGTNTRICARPNSLDRLPLIGAVHEPLTDPAERGAIHQLYQMPRQAGLYAILGLGSRGMTWHALAAEIIACSINNEPLPIERTLLNALDPARFELRQLRKGLN
- a CDS encoding DUF2917 domain-containing protein — translated: MQTIQLPKASLSTLVGHQAQWIECEHGMIWLSDDGHDVVLERGQSWQVLSDHTVVIEALTQSRLAIKDEQYRATSLFSAVQQQVHELIHQLVRKPEIKTV
- a CDS encoding aminotransferase-like domain-containing protein, coding for MTELLQAPPQRKTLYIQLAEEMAQAIETGVLRVGEKMPSIRKLSGQRQLSLSTVMEAYRELEDRGLIEARPQSGFYVRQKLSMAIPEITAPPKNPSHVFIDPLLTPSALWRINKEIRVDLGMAILSPKLFPNQQIQRLLSQLGRQEPDLIAEYGESQGDIELRRQISRRSLLWGGQVEADEVIITQGGIEALNLCLRAVTKPGDVVAIESPAYFGLLQILESFELKALEIPTHAKTGISIEALELATRNGEVKACVVLPNFANPLGSLMPDENKQRMVQLLEERNIPLIEDDIYGEFCYSGDRPTPAKAFDKTGNVMLISSFTKIVAPGFRIGWVVAGKWQKKIEQLKFINTYSTPVLLQRTIAKFLETGGYDHHLRRLRKSCAEQVQNAVDAIQRHFPADTRLNMPQGGYVLWVELNRNIDTILLLQEALIEGISFTPGALFSPSQSYRNCLRICCVETWTTKHEKAIARLGELARAQLQQGVNVTA